One window from the genome of Oryza glaberrima chromosome 3, OglaRS2, whole genome shotgun sequence encodes:
- the LOC127766109 gene encoding chalcone--flavanone isomerase, with protein sequence MAAVSEVEVDGVVFPPVARPPGSGHAHFLAGAGVRGVEIAGNFIKFTAIGVYLEEGAAVPALAKKWAGKSADELAADAAFFRDVVTGDFEKFTRVTMILPLTGEQYSDKVTENCVAVWKAAGVYTDAEGAAADKFKEAFKPHSFPPGASILFTHSPPGVLTVAFSKDSSVPEGAVAAAAIENRALCEAVLDSIIGEHGVSPAAKRSIAARVSQLLKAESTGDVAAAEPAPVSA encoded by the exons ATGGCGGCCGTGTCGGAGGTGGAGGTCGACGGCGTCGTGTTCCCGCCGGTGGCCCGCCCGCCGGGCTCCGGCCACGCCCACTTCCTCGCCGGCGCAG GTGTGAGGGGAGTGGAGATCGCCGGCAACTTCATCAAGTTCACGGCCATCGGCGTGTACCTGGAGGAGGGCGCGGCCGTGCCGGCGCTGGCCAAGAAGTGGGCCGGCAAgtccgccgacgagctcgccgccgacgccgccttctTCCGCGACGTCGTCACCG GCGATTTCGAGAAGTTCACGAGGGTGACGATGATCCTGCCGCTCACCGGCGAGCAGTACTCGGACAAGGTGACGGAGAACTGCGTCGCGGTGTGGAAGGCCGCCGGCGTGTACACGGACGCCGAGGGCGCGGCCGCGGACAAGTTCAAGGAGGCCTTCAAGCCCCACAGCTTCCCTCCGGGCGCGTCCATCCTCTTCACCCACTCCCCGCCCGGCGTCCTCACC GTCGCGTTCTCCAAGGACTCGTCGGTGCCAGagggcgccgtggcggcggcggcgatcgagaACAGGGCGCTCTGCGAGGCGGTGCTGGATTCCATCATCGGCGAGCACGgggtctcgccggcggcgaagcggagCATAGCGGCCCGCGTCTCGCAGCTCCTGAAGGCGGAATCCaccggcgacgtggcggcggcggagcccgcGCCGGTGTCCGCGTGA
- the LOC127766107 gene encoding uncharacterized protein LOC127766107: protein MGGQGAGGGGGRRWTQRPCRTGGGGVVRRTVAALAKEQGATAAAAVPRRAEGTGLSLVGKQRCIRGVSNFSSNTGSTTENDYICSDSRVFNYRNSSGTSTRCSASEQLKNGMGSCHSQPSVLAELMHFDTAKAETSFSSSRRSKFSYNWKSLHGSSTTSSYGSPCHPMFNLSKHSTNPKPPPPLKNSALMSNFSYQLVRSAESPKNAKYSLSEKMSHLLKPPNSSSHQNGNFTVGALKRRHNIAHFGGAINKLLKNEVHKKATPSEGRHWQTLLDNSLIRQNKLYCSEPRNEESTEQSWSSTDSESEKAVCFSSSGSIADLHASVSTDTSDSSDHSMSSSCLSVNDRWKMTFKKVHCALAANLDSMYVTNHKELEQPSPVSVLEIPDEDFSVTKSIKLDLHPESELVRCPSVESTAEVGEIGISDYALGVDGLDASLNGEAIQLVEDIFEEFGDEEEREFSYVLDILIVSGIHGTAEDQLYKVCQSLDCPAGYDVFEKLEKKYMKVAEWSRSDRKLIFDMVNTILSEILAPCLDMHPWVKSARKMAPVWGSEGLLEKILQMLVQRREELGLSKTKPEKKALDRKWPDLSDCIDRVGRDVEDMIKDDLLEEMLLDLFS, encoded by the exons ATGGGCGGGCAGGGcgcgggcgggggcggcgggcggaggtggACGCAGCGGCCCTGCCGTACGGGAGGGGGCGGGGTCGTCAggcggacggtggcggcgctggcgaaGGAGCAAGGGGCCACGGCCGCGGCCGCAGTCCCGCGGCGTGCGGAAG GAACAGGACTTTCGCTTGTGGGCAAACAACGATGTATCCGTGGAGTATCAAATTTCAGTAGCAACACTGGATCCACAACCGAAAATGATTAT ATCTGTTCAGACTCTAGGGTATTCAATTACAGAAATTCTAGTGGCACTTCTACAAGATGTTCTGCCAGTGAACAACTGAAAAATGGAATGGGAAGTTGTCATTCACAGCCTTCTGTGTTGGCAGAATTAATGCATTTTGATACAGCAAAGGCAGAAACTTCCTTTTCGAGTTCAAGACGGAGCAAATTCTCTTACAATTGGAAATCGCTTCATGGAAGTAGTACTACCTCAAGTTATGGATCACCCTGTCATCCTATGTTCAACCTCAGCAAACACAGTACTAATCCGAAGCCACCTCCACCATTAAAGAACTCCGCACTGATGAGTAATTTCAGTTATCAATTGGTTAGAAGTGCTGAAAGTCCAAAGAATGCAAAATATTCCCTATCAGAGAAAATGTCACACTTACTAAAACCACCTAATAGTAGCAGTCATCAGAATGGAAACTTCACTGTTGGTGCTTTAAAGAGGCGTCATAATATTGCACATTTTGGAGGAGCAATCAACAAGCTTTTGAAAAATGAGGTTCATAAGAAGGCCACCCCATCAGAGGGAAGACATTGGCAGACTTTATTGGATAACTCATTAATCCGACAGAATAAATTGTACTGTTCAGAGCCACGCAATGAAGAATCAACTGAACAATCATGGAGCTCTACAGACAGTGAGTCTGAGAAGGCTGTGTGCTTTTCCTCCAGTGGCAGCATTGCTGATTTGCATGCATCGGTTTCAACTGACACCAGTGACTCAAGTGACCACTCTATGTCATCTTCGTGCCTATCAGTAAATGATCGATGGAAGATGACTTTTAAGAAG GTACACTGTGCCCTTGCTGCAAATTTAGACTCTATGTATGTCACTAACCACAAGGAGCTAGAGCAGCCAAGTCCAGTATCTGTTCTTGAAATTCCAGATGAGGATTTCTCTGTCACTAAAAGCATCAAGCTAG ATCTCCATCCAGAAAGTGAACTTGTTAGATGTCCATCTGTTGAGAGTACAGCTGAGGTAGGAGAAATTGGAATCAGTGATTATGCTTTGGGGGTGGATGGACTAGATGCTAGTCTGAACGGTGAAGCAATACAGCTTGTTGAAGATATCTTTGAAGAATTTGGAGATGAAGAGGAAAGAGAATTTTCTTACGTGCTGGATATACTGATTGTTTCTGGCATTCATGGCACCGCGGAGGATCAGCTGTACAAGGTATGCCAATCTCTTGATTGTCCCGCAGGCTATGATGTGTTTGAGAAGCTTGAAAAGAAGTACATGAAAGTTGCTGAATGGTCAAGATCAGACAGGAAGCTTATCTTTGATATGGTTAACACCATATTATCAGAAATTCTTGCACCATGTTTGGACATGCACCCGTGGGTGAAATCTGCTAGAAAAATGGCACCAGTATGGGGTTCAGAGGGTCTCCTGGAGAAGATTTTGCAGATGTTGGTTCAGAGACGGGAAGAACTTGGGCTAAGTAAGACTAAGCCTGAGAAGAAAGCGTTAGATCGGAAGTGGCCAGATTTATCGGATTGCATTGACAGGGTAGGGAGGGATGTGGAGGACATGATAAAAGATGATCTTTTGGAAGAGATGCTTTTGGATCTGTTCAGTTAG
- the LOC127766111 gene encoding ras-related protein RABE1c has protein sequence MAAPPARARADYDYLIKLLLIGDSGVGKSCLLLRFSDGSFTTSFITTIGIDFKIRTVELDGKRIKLQIWDTAGQERFRTITTAYYRGAMGILLVYDVTDESSFNNIRNWIRNIEQHASDNVNKILVGNKADMDESKRAVPTSKGQALADEYGIKFFETSAKTNLNVEQVFFSIARDIKQRLSETDSKPEDRTIKIKSEGEAEAAAAQKSACCGS, from the exons atggcggcgccgccggctagGGCTCGGGCCGACTACGATTATCTCATCAAGCTACTCCTCATTGGCGACAGCG GTGTAGGAAAAAGTTGTCTCCTCCTACGGTTCTCAGATGGCTCTTTCACGACTAGTTTCATTACCACAATTGG TATTGACTTCAAGATAAGGACCGTTGAGTTGGATGGTAAACGGATTAAATTGCAAATCTGGGATACTGCTGGCCAAGAACGCTTTCGAACTATTACCACTG CTTACTACAGGGGAGCAATGGGCATTTTACTCGTTTATGATGTCACCGATGAGTCTTCATTCAACA ACATAAGAAATTGGATCAGAAACATCGAACAACATGCCTCTGATAATGTGAACAAAATTTTGGTGGGGAACAAAGCTGATATGGATGAAAGCAAAAGG GCTGTACCCACTTCAAAGGGACAGGCTCTTGCTGATGAATACGGAATCAAGTTCTTTGAAACG AGTGCAAAGACAAACCTGAATGTTGAGCAGGTTTTCTTTTCTATAGCAAGAGATATCAAACAAAGACTCTCAGAGACTGATTCCAAGCCTGAG GACCGAACCATCAAGATCAAATCGGAAGGGGAAgccgaggcagcggcggctcagAAATCAGCTTGCTGTGGATCTTAG
- the LOC127766110 gene encoding zinc finger protein ZAT12-like — translation MEESYINRWNTYLSHDRNELKHFVSRRGTMKRLTFGAEPEMVDSASIAQEVMLLLERSGGGGAGYVVGHGGEAPRVFECKTCRRRFPSFQALGGHRASHKRPRGGGGGGAAAAVAAAAGEGEAGVALSLAAGTPAVKASRAHGCAVCGVEFALGQALGGHMRRHRVAGAEADEAVSARGGEPAPERNPREARGVVGLDLNAAPADDTGLLLVDCL, via the coding sequence ATGGAAGAATCTTATATAAATAGATGGAACACCTACCTCTCCCACGATCGCAACGAATTGAAGCATTTCGTCTCGAGGCGCGGCACGATGAAGAGGCTGACATTCGGCGCGGAGCCGGAGATGGTGGACAGCGCAAGCATAGCTCAGGAGGTCATGCTGCTCCtcgagcggagcggcggcggcggcgccggctatgtcgtcggccacggcggcgaggctccGCGCGTCTTCGAGTGCAAGACGTGCAGGCGCCGGTTCCCGTCGTTCCAGGCGctcggcggccaccgcgcgAGCCACAAGCGGCCgcggggtggtggcggtggtggcgcggccgccgccgtcgccgcggcggcgggcgagggggAGGCGGGTGTCGCGCTCTCGCTCGCGGCGGGGACGCCGGCCGTGAAGGCCTCACGCGCGCACGGGTGCGCGGTGTGCGGCGTGGAGTTCGCGCTCGGGCAGGCGCTCGGCGGCCACATGCGGCGgcaccgcgtcgccggcgccgaggccgacgaggcggtgagcgcccgcggcggcgagccggcgcccGAGCGGAATCCACGCGAGGCGAGGGGTGTGGTTGGCTTGGACCTGAACGCTGCTCCCGCCGACGACACAGGCCTCCTGCTGGTAGACTGCCTGTAA
- the LOC127767996 gene encoding NEDD8-activating enzyme E1 regulatory subunit AXR1-like isoform X2, whose product MAAATAAAFAEPKTKYDRQLRIWGDQGQAALEKASICLLTCGPTGTEAMKNLVLGGVGSVTVVDGSKVEQSDMGNNFLLDAECLGQSRAKSVCSFLQELNDAVNAKFVEESPLALIDTNPSFFSQFTVVIATQLPERSLLKLDDICRKANIVLVAARSYGLTGLVRISVKEHNVIESKPDHFLDDLRLHNPWVELKQFAKSIDINDKDPVVHKHTPYIVILVRLAEKWADAHDGRLPSTRQEKNEFKALIREHMLNLDEENYKEAVESSYKVSVTPGISDEIRQIIDDSSAEVNSSSSDFWVLVAALKEFIANEGNGELPLEGTIPDMTSLTEYYVSLQKIYQAKAESDCLALEHHVKDILKRIDRDPDSISRAYIKTFCKNARKLRVCRYRSMEEEFSSPVLSEVQKYFTDEDYCFAMNFYVLLRAVDRLAANYNRFPGIFERLKTAAVSVMSEMGMNGAPLSEDLITEMCRFGGAEIHPVAAFIGGVASQEVIKLVTKQFVPLLGTFIFNGIDHKSQVLAL is encoded by the exons atggccgccgccaccgccgccgccttcgcggaGCCCAAGACCAAGTACGATCGCCAGCTCAG GATATGGGGTGATCAAGGACAGGCTGCACTGGAGAAGGCTAGCATATGCTTGCTTACCTGTGGCCCTACAGGAACTGAAGCGATGAAGAACCTTGTGCTTGGAGGAGTAGGGAGTGTTACTGTTGTTGATGGTTCCAAAGTTGAACAATCTGACATGGGAAACAATTTCCTGT TGGATGCAGAATGCTTGGGGCAATCAAGAGCAAAATCTGTATGTTCGTTCCTGCAAGAGCTGAATGATGCTGTAAATGCCAAGTTTGTCGAGGAGTCTCCTCTGGCTCTCATAGACACAAACCCTTCATTCTTTTCCCAATTTACCGTAGTCATTGCTACTCAG CTTCCAGAGAGATCTTTACTGAAACTAGATGATATCTGCAGGAAAGCAAATATTGTGTTGGTTGCTGCACGTTCATATGGTCTAACTGGTCTAGTCAGGATCAGCGTTAAG GAGCACAATGTTATAGAATCAAAACCGGACCACTTCCTGGATGATTTACGCCTTCACAATCCATGGGTTGAACTCAAGCA ATTTGCAAAGTCAATTGATATAAATGATAAAGATCCTGTTGTGCACAAGCACACTCCCTACATTGTTATCCTTGTGAGGCTTGCAGAAAAATGGGCAGATGCACATGATGGGCGCTTACCTTCGACTAGGCAAGAGAAAAATGAATTCAAG GCACTGATTCGAGAACATATGCTTAATTTAGATGAAGAAAACTACAAAGAAGCAGTGGAGTCCTCGTATAAAGTCTCTGTTACTCCAGGGATca GTGATGAGATCCGTCAGATAATTGATGATAGCTCCGCTGAAGTGAATTCATCTTCTTCAGATTTCTGGGTTTTAGTGGCTGCTTTGAAG GAATTTATTGCAAATGAGGGCAACGGTGAGCTACCTCTTGAGGGGACGATACCTGATATGACTTCACTTACTGA GTACTATGTTAGCCTGCAAAAGATTTACCAAGCTAAGGCTGAATCTGACTGCCTTGCCTTGGAGCATCATGTAAAGGATATCTTGAAGCGAATTGATAGAGACCCTGATTCTATTTCACGGGCATACATAAAAACATTTTGCAAAAATGCTAGAAAACTCAGA GTCTGTAGGTACCGCAGTATGGAGGAAGAGTTTAGCTCTCCTGTTCTTTCTGAAGTTCAAAAATACTTCACCGATGAAGACTACTG CTTTGCAATGAACTTCTATGTTCTGCTACGTGCTGTTGATCGACTTGCAGCCAACTATAACAGATTCCCTGGAATCTTTGAAAG GCTGAAGACAGCTGCTGTTTCAGTAATGAGTGAGATGGGTATGAACGGGGCACCTTTGTCTGAAGACCTGATTACTGAAATGTGCCGGTTTGGGGGTGCAGAGATTCATCCCGTGGCTGCCTTCATTGGCGGAGTAGCATCCCAAGAAGTAATTAAG CTGGTCACCAAACAGTTTGTGCCTTTGCTGGGAACATTTATATTCAACGGGATTGATCACAAATCTCAAGTTTTGGCGTTATAA
- the LOC127767996 gene encoding NEDD8-activating enzyme E1 regulatory subunit AXR1-like isoform X1, translating to MAAATAAAFAEPKTKYDRQLRIWGDQGQAALEKASICLLTCGPTGTEAMKNLVLGGVGSVTVVDGSKVEQSDMGNNFLLDAECLGQSRAKSVCSFLQELNDAVNAKFVEESPLALIDTNPSFFSQFTVVIATQLPERSLLKLDDICRKANIVLVAARSYGLTGLVRISVKEHNVIESKPDHFLDDLRLHNPWVELKQFAKSIDINDKDPVVHKHTPYIVILVRLAEKWADAHDGRLPSTRQEKNEFKALIREHMLNLDEENYKEAVESSYKVSVTPGISDEIRQIIDDSSAEVNSSSSDFWVLVAALKEFIANEGNGELPLEGTIPDMTSLTEYYVSLQKIYQAKAESDCLALEHHVKDILKRIDRDPDSISRAYIKTFCKNARKLRVCRYRSMEEEFSSPVLSEVQKYFTDEDYCFAMNFYVLLRAVDRLAANYNRFPGIFESEIDEDVPRLKTAAVSVMSEMGMNGAPLSEDLITEMCRFGGAEIHPVAAFIGGVASQEVIKLVTKQFVPLLGTFIFNGIDHKSQVLAL from the exons atggccgccgccaccgccgccgccttcgcggaGCCCAAGACCAAGTACGATCGCCAGCTCAG GATATGGGGTGATCAAGGACAGGCTGCACTGGAGAAGGCTAGCATATGCTTGCTTACCTGTGGCCCTACAGGAACTGAAGCGATGAAGAACCTTGTGCTTGGAGGAGTAGGGAGTGTTACTGTTGTTGATGGTTCCAAAGTTGAACAATCTGACATGGGAAACAATTTCCTGT TGGATGCAGAATGCTTGGGGCAATCAAGAGCAAAATCTGTATGTTCGTTCCTGCAAGAGCTGAATGATGCTGTAAATGCCAAGTTTGTCGAGGAGTCTCCTCTGGCTCTCATAGACACAAACCCTTCATTCTTTTCCCAATTTACCGTAGTCATTGCTACTCAG CTTCCAGAGAGATCTTTACTGAAACTAGATGATATCTGCAGGAAAGCAAATATTGTGTTGGTTGCTGCACGTTCATATGGTCTAACTGGTCTAGTCAGGATCAGCGTTAAG GAGCACAATGTTATAGAATCAAAACCGGACCACTTCCTGGATGATTTACGCCTTCACAATCCATGGGTTGAACTCAAGCA ATTTGCAAAGTCAATTGATATAAATGATAAAGATCCTGTTGTGCACAAGCACACTCCCTACATTGTTATCCTTGTGAGGCTTGCAGAAAAATGGGCAGATGCACATGATGGGCGCTTACCTTCGACTAGGCAAGAGAAAAATGAATTCAAG GCACTGATTCGAGAACATATGCTTAATTTAGATGAAGAAAACTACAAAGAAGCAGTGGAGTCCTCGTATAAAGTCTCTGTTACTCCAGGGATca GTGATGAGATCCGTCAGATAATTGATGATAGCTCCGCTGAAGTGAATTCATCTTCTTCAGATTTCTGGGTTTTAGTGGCTGCTTTGAAG GAATTTATTGCAAATGAGGGCAACGGTGAGCTACCTCTTGAGGGGACGATACCTGATATGACTTCACTTACTGA GTACTATGTTAGCCTGCAAAAGATTTACCAAGCTAAGGCTGAATCTGACTGCCTTGCCTTGGAGCATCATGTAAAGGATATCTTGAAGCGAATTGATAGAGACCCTGATTCTATTTCACGGGCATACATAAAAACATTTTGCAAAAATGCTAGAAAACTCAGA GTCTGTAGGTACCGCAGTATGGAGGAAGAGTTTAGCTCTCCTGTTCTTTCTGAAGTTCAAAAATACTTCACCGATGAAGACTACTG CTTTGCAATGAACTTCTATGTTCTGCTACGTGCTGTTGATCGACTTGCAGCCAACTATAACAGATTCCCTGGAATCTTTGAAAG TGAGATTGATGAGGATGTGCCTAGGCTGAAGACAGCTGCTGTTTCAGTAATGAGTGAGATGGGTATGAACGGGGCACCTTTGTCTGAAGACCTGATTACTGAAATGTGCCGGTTTGGGGGTGCAGAGATTCATCCCGTGGCTGCCTTCATTGGCGGAGTAGCATCCCAAGAAGTAATTAAG CTGGTCACCAAACAGTTTGTGCCTTTGCTGGGAACATTTATATTCAACGGGATTGATCACAAATCTCAAGTTTTGGCGTTATAA
- the LOC127767985 gene encoding zinc finger protein ZAT12-like, producing the protein MKHPRQEEVSLALALSTDCSSTASDSSAAAAGGAARRKRARRRSVVATSGEGEFVCKTCSRAFPTFQALGGHRTSHLRGRSNGLDLGAIGDKAIRLHRAADKEHMDKHECHICGLGFEMGQALGGHMRRHREEMAAAGGGSSADDWVWRCDARPEGIAAEPPVLLELFA; encoded by the coding sequence ATGAAGCACCCGAGGCAGGAGGAGGTgtcgctggcgctggcgctgaGCACGGACtgctcgtcgacggcgtcggactcgtcggcggcggcggcgggcggcgcggcgaggaggaagagggcgcggcggaggagcgtggTGGCGACGTCGGGGGAAGGGGAGTTCGTGTGCAAGACTTGCAGCCGCGCGTTCCCGACCTTCCAGGCGCTCGGGGGCCACCGGACCAGCCACCTCCGCGGCCGGAGCAACGGGCTTGACCTCGGCGCCATCGGCGACAAGGCGATCAGGCTGCACAGGGCGGCCGACAAGGAGCACATGGACAAGCACGAGTGCCACATCTGCGGCCTCGGCTTCGAGATGGGCCAGGCGCTCGGCGGACACATGCGGCGCCACCGCGAggagatggccgccgccggcggtggatcCTCCGCCGACGACTGGGTCTGGCGCTGCGACGCGCGGCCGGAGGGGATCGCCGCCGAGCCACCGGTGTTGCTGGAGTTGTTCGCCTAG
- the LOC127768093 gene encoding zinc finger protein ZAT12-like, translating to MTKHPRDGEVISLSLSLMLGAAADSGERKKPRRGSSPAASGSGDFVCKTCSRAFPSFQALGGHRTSHLRGRHGLALGLAAATAKETTKKVQEKPAAAATHECHICGQGFEMGQALGGHMRRHREEAAAAAAAVHAPPVLLELFV from the coding sequence ATGACCAAGCATCCGAGGGACGGCGAGGTGATCAGCCTCTCGCTGTCGCTCATGCTCGGCGCTGCCGCGGATAGCGGCGAGCGGAAGAAGCCGCGGCgcgggtcgtcgccggcggcgtccgggAGTGGGGACTTCGTCTGCAAGACGTGCAGCCGCGCGTTCCCGTCGTTCCAGGCGCTGGGCGGCCACCGGACCAGCCACCTGCGCGGCCGCCACGGGCTCgcgctcggcctcgccgccgccacggccaagGAGACCACCAAGAAGGTGCAggagaagccggcggcggcggcgacccacgAGTGCCACATCTGCGGCCAAGGCTTCGAGATGGGCCAGGCGCTCGGCGGCCAcatgcgccgccaccgcgaggaggccgccgccgccgccgcggcggtgcacGCGCCGCCCGTTCTGCTCGAGCTCTTCGTTTAG
- the LOC127767899 gene encoding actin-depolymerizing factor 3: MANATSGVAVSEECKARFQELRAGRAHRFVVFKIDDAMRQVVVDRVGPRDAGFDELTASLPADGCRYAVYDHDFTVSDATATAAAGEGGEAPRSKIFFVSWSPAAADVRSKMVYASSNEGFKKELDGVQIDLQATDPSELTLDVLKDHTS, from the exons ATG GCGAACGCGACGTCGGGTGTGGCGGTGAGCGAGGAGTGCAAGGCGAGGTTCCAGGAGCTGAGGGCGGGGCGGGCCCACAGGTTCGTGGTGTTCAAGATCGACGACGCGATGCGGCAGGTGGTGGTCGACAGGGTGGGCCCACGCGACGCCGGCTTCGACGAGCTCACCGCCAGCCTCCCCGCCGACGGCTGCCGCTACGCTGTGTACGACCACGACTTCACCGTCAGCGacgccacggccacggcggccgccggcgagggcggcgaggcgccgcgCAGCAAGATCTTCTTCGTgtcgtggtcgccggcggcggcggacgtgaGGAGCAAGATGGTGTACGCGAGCTCCAACGAAGGGTTCAAGAAGGAGCTCGACGGCGTCCAGATCGACCTGCAGGCCACCGACCCCAGCGAGCTCACCCTCGACGTGCTAAAGGACCACACCTCCTAA
- the LOC127767900 gene encoding actin-depolymerizing factor 4, whose protein sequence is MANSSSGVAIHDDCKLKFNELQSKRMHRFITFMMDNKGKEIIVDKIGDRTTSYEDFTSSLPEGDCRFAIYDFDFLTAEDVPKSRIFYILWSPDNAKVRSKMLYASSNERFKKELNGIQLEVQATDAGEISLDALKDRVK, encoded by the exons ATG GCAAATTCATCATCTGGAGTTGCAATTCATGATGATTGCAAGCTGAAGTTCAATGAGCTACAGTCCAAAAGGATGCACCGCTTCATAACTTTCATGATGGATAACAAGGGGAAAGAGATCATTGTGGACAAGATTGGGGATCGCACAACAAGCTATGAGGATTTCACTAGCAGCCTGCCTGAAGGGGACTGCCGGTTTGCAATCTATGACTTTGACTTCCTTACTGCAGAGGATGTGCCAAAGAGCAGGATATTCTATATCTTATG GTCCCCAGACAATGCAAAAGTGAGGAGCAAGATGCTTTATGCTAGCTCCAACGAAAGATTCAAGAAGGAGCTGAATGGCATTCAGTTGGAAGTGCAGGCTACTGACGCCGGCGAAATCAGTCTCGATGCGCTCAAAGATCGTGTGAAATAA